A portion of the Candidatus Binatia bacterium genome contains these proteins:
- a CDS encoding FMN-binding negative transcriptional regulator, producing MYLPPAFEVTDRAWIAELIARHPFALLVTGEAYPRASHLPIVAQASDDGLRLVGHVAAANPHAESIRQGAPATIVFEGAHAYVSASWYERPYETVPTWNYTAVHVAGRLRECDARDALQLLIDRVEGDEPGAWDPANLDPDYLANQIRGIVAFELRAERVLAKAKLSQNRTESDRRRVIAKLVASSDQTERECGEAMLGGPP from the coding sequence GTGTACCTGCCGCCGGCGTTCGAGGTCACCGACCGCGCGTGGATCGCCGAGCTCATCGCGCGCCACCCATTCGCGCTGCTGGTCACGGGAGAGGCGTATCCGCGCGCATCGCATCTCCCGATCGTCGCGCAAGCGAGTGACGACGGGCTGCGGCTCGTCGGCCACGTCGCCGCGGCGAATCCGCACGCGGAGTCGATCCGGCAAGGAGCGCCGGCGACGATCGTCTTTGAGGGAGCGCACGCGTACGTCTCGGCCTCGTGGTACGAGCGGCCCTACGAGACCGTGCCCACGTGGAACTACACGGCGGTGCACGTCGCCGGCCGCCTGCGCGAGTGCGACGCGCGCGACGCTCTGCAGCTCCTCATCGACCGAGTCGAGGGTGACGAACCGGGCGCATGGGATCCCGCGAATCTCGACCCGGATTATCTCGCCAACCAGATTCGCGGAATCGTCGCGTTCGAGTTGCGCGCGGAGCGCGTGCTCGCAAAAGCAAAGCTGAGCCAGAACCGCACCGAGAGCGATCGCCGCCGCGTCATTGCCAAGCTCGTCGCATCGTCCGACCAGACCGAGCGGGAGTGCGGCGAGGCGATGCTCGGCGGCCCGCCCTAG
- the solA gene encoding N-methyl-L-tryptophan oxidase, whose amino-acid sequence MARDYDAIVLGLGALGSGAAYWLAKRGARVLGLEQFELGHARGSSHDWSRIIRLSYFTPAYVRLAKEAYAAWDALESDSGEQVVFKTGGLDIGPIDGAIPLSNYANSMRVCDVPFEELDAAEIRKRWPVWKIGDDVRGLFQADSGIVAAERAGEALRTTARAFGATLRENAPVTALRARDGEIDVEAGGERYTAGRLVIAAASWTPRLLAHLGACIPMEVTKEQAIYFGARDLAAFAFGAFPIWIWMDDPSFYGFPVFGESGAVKVTQDAGGKPVDPETRGFEEDAEITARVTGFLERYLPGALGPVTRLKTCLYALTPDRDFIVDTLPGHPNVSVAVGGGHGFKFASVIGRILSDLALAGTTSSDIGAFKIDRPILQLEDPPKTYML is encoded by the coding sequence GTGGCGCGCGACTACGATGCGATCGTTCTCGGGCTCGGCGCGCTGGGGAGCGGCGCCGCCTACTGGCTCGCTAAGCGCGGCGCGCGCGTTCTCGGTCTCGAACAGTTCGAGCTCGGCCACGCGCGCGGCAGTTCGCACGACTGGTCGCGCATCATCAGGCTCTCCTACTTCACGCCGGCCTACGTTCGTCTCGCCAAAGAGGCGTACGCGGCGTGGGACGCTCTCGAGAGCGACTCGGGCGAGCAGGTCGTCTTCAAGACCGGCGGCCTCGATATCGGTCCGATCGACGGTGCGATTCCGCTCTCGAATTACGCGAATTCGATGCGCGTTTGCGACGTGCCGTTCGAAGAGCTCGACGCCGCGGAGATTCGCAAGCGCTGGCCCGTCTGGAAGATCGGCGACGACGTTCGCGGGCTCTTTCAAGCCGATAGCGGCATCGTTGCGGCCGAGCGTGCCGGCGAGGCGCTCCGCACGACGGCTCGGGCGTTCGGCGCGACGCTGCGAGAGAACGCGCCGGTGACCGCGCTGCGCGCGCGCGACGGAGAGATCGACGTCGAGGCGGGCGGCGAGCGCTACACCGCCGGAAGGCTCGTCATCGCAGCCGCGTCGTGGACTCCGCGCTTGCTCGCGCACCTCGGCGCGTGCATCCCGATGGAAGTGACGAAGGAGCAGGCGATATATTTTGGCGCCCGCGATCTTGCAGCGTTTGCCTTCGGCGCGTTTCCGATCTGGATTTGGATGGACGATCCGTCGTTCTACGGCTTTCCGGTCTTCGGCGAATCCGGCGCCGTCAAGGTGACGCAAGATGCCGGCGGCAAGCCGGTCGACCCCGAGACGCGCGGCTTCGAAGAGGACGCCGAGATCACCGCGCGCGTCACCGGCTTCCTCGAACGCTATTTACCGGGCGCGCTCGGACCGGTGACCCGCTTGAAGACCTGTCTCTATGCGCTGACTCCGGACCGCGATTTCATCGTGGATACGCTGCCCGGACACCCCAACGTCAGCGTCGCGGTCGGCGGCGGCCACGGCTTCAAGTTCGCATCGGTGATAGGGAGAATCCTCAGCGACCTCGCGCTCGCGGGCACGACCTCGTCGGACATCGGTGCGTTCAAGATCGATCGGCCGATCCTGCAGCTGGAGGATCCGCCCAAAACGTATATGTTGTAG